The Archocentrus centrarchus isolate MPI-CPG fArcCen1 chromosome 7, fArcCen1, whole genome shotgun sequence genome window below encodes:
- the snpha gene encoding syntaphilin, translated as MSLTPSRKPSSGQRRRSVGTSGGSGRYSHSDTSSTQTYPGRVRAPEGSPTARTYPSTPRRQAKHTACSDNHGIRPPTPEQYLTPLQQKEVCIRHLRARLRENVERLQHRDCEIDELRAQLYRMQEDWIEEECHRVEAQLALKEARKEIQHLQEVVDSVKSNLGVRQQDSHDHKPFSGLQGARPGGKSRSCGCSPASTLSRSNAHSRLSSEALQLERGSNAPESSGASQTAGQTHLLLEAALLSEQLPPQGHIRGPPTVPRSSTYERLCSGGAVLPISHSCHTLSSSCRCSGHTYLPHHHLFLHLPQEEAPVTATAVPATESNPIPVPAAEKKPEVRSQACSPTMTWLCEESAAEGPSVISLATVDTTPSELQRFPSTLPPLSSTEHTYNTEPLPLDKPEEVMKVPAGPHTCQPQPLAPLPVKQKATVVEIEEDNKDENGGASEEGYSPQRCHWSRYFLVDLLALAVPVVPTMAWLCRGAPQEVMPVYHIGSLLRGCCAVALHSLRRQGAGRGRRPTNMNGTTSI; from the exons ATGTCTCTCACTCCGAGTCGAAAACCCTCCTCAGGTCAGCGCAG GCGTTCGGTGGGAACTAGTGGCGGCAGTGGGCGATATTCCCACAGCGACACATCCAGTACTCAAACCTACCCCGGTCGGGTTAGGGCACCAGAAGGCAGTCCCACAGCCCGGACGTATCCCAGTACTCCCAG GCGTCAGGCAAAGCACACAGCTTGCAGCGACAACCATGGGATCAGACCCCCGACCCCAGAGCAGTACCTTACACCCCTTCAGCAGAAGGAGGTGTGTATACGACACCTGCGAGCCAGACTGAGGGAAAATGTGGAAAGACTACAACACAG GGACTGTGAAATAGATGAGTTGAGGGCCCAGCTGTACAGGATGCAGGAAGATTGGATAGAGGAGGAATGCCACCGTGTTGAGGCCCAGTTAGCCCTAAAAGAGGCCCGCAAGGAGATCCAGCACCTCCAGGAGGTGGTTGACTCAGTGAAGTCCAACTTGGGTGTCCGGCAACAAGATTCCCATGACCACAAACCATTCTCAGGGTTGCAGGGAGCCCGGCCAGGGGGGAAGTCTCGCTCCTGTGGGTGTTCCCCAGCCAGCACTTTGAGCCGCAGCAACGCCCACTCTAGACTGAGCAGCGAGGCTCTGCAGTTAGAACGTGGCTCAAATGCTCCTGAGTCGAGTGGAGCTTCGCAAACAGCAGGGCAAACTCACCTGCTCCTGGAGGCAGCCCTGCTATCAGAGCAGCTGCCGCCACAGGGCCACATCCGAGGCCCCCCAACTGTGCCACGTTCTTCCACCTATGAAAGGTTGTGCAGTGGGGGAGCTGTGTTGCCAATCTCACACTCCTGCCACACTCTCAGTAGCAGCTGCAGGTGCAGTGGACACACCTACCTCCCCCACCATCATTTGTTTCTGCACTTACctcaggaggaggccccggttACAGCTACTGCAGTTCCTGCTACTGAGTCTAACCCCATTCCTGTTcctgcagcagagaagaaacCAGAGGTCCGTTCCCAGGCGTGTAGCCCCACCATGACCTGGCTGTGTGAGGAAAGTGCTGCAGAAGGGCCGAGTGTAATTTCTTTAGCCACAGTGGACACAACCCCCTCAGAACTACAACGATTTCCATCGACTTTACCTCCTCTCTCTTCTACTGAGCATACTTACAATACAGAGCCACTACCACTGGACAAACCTGAGGAGGTAATGAAGGTCCCTGCAGGGCCTCACACCTGCCAGCCCCAACCTTTAGCTCCACTACCAGTGAAGCAGAAAGCTACAGTAGTGGAGATAGAAGAAGATAATAAGGATGAAAACGGAGGAGCAAGTGAGGAAGGGTATTCCCCTCAGCGGTGCCACTGGAGCCGGTACTTCCTTGTAGATCTTTTGGCTTTGGCAGTGCCGGTGGTTCCGACCATGGCATGGCTGTGCCGCGGAGCACCACAGGAGGTCATGCCAGTGTATCATATTGGATCCTTGCTGAGAGGTTGCTGTGCTGTGGCTCTCCATTCACTTCGACGCCAGGGTGCAGGCAGGGGCCGCAGGCCAACCAACATGAACGGAACAACATCAATCTGA
- the rad21l1 gene encoding double-strand-break repair protein rad21-like protein 1 → MFYTQLFTSKRGSLAKIWLAAHWERKLTKAHVFECNLETTIREIISPKMKIGLRTSGHLLLGVVRIYSRKAKYLLADCSDALVKVKAAFRPGQTDMTVEGLEATIKAITLIEDFTTFDSQLPDPSDIDVVDHFSLNQSRPEEITLKEDFGKSFLNFEDVGDECQGHCDAVLDVKIESLAQREDAFGDEDDGFDLLDFLTQSSDNATDFILEELQNENLQNDQQDANTTNSMEVETPTANQTTLLVNEGEAFALEPVPITPNSTRKKGKRKRKLVVDQTKELSNEYIREQLSDFSDLVDPLEMAPPTVQLMQWKESGGAKKLFAQPCSTVLSPQIKELFAKSFLQVKCYGVHEDVEVIRQEEQNVQSDRSAFAADISVVDSSVDPEKTHTELTEYDDNNQHESYPQLAQDENRSEFTHPSLPSEDSMFVHPSYLEHSAQSTSLHTQSMLNSQDFEERRITRQAQKLLKALKQSQSDSSDPTFSLQALCEGSNRWQAATTFFCLLILKKQQVLCLRQHAPYEDIVATPGPKFCN, encoded by the exons ATGTTCTACACACAACTGTTTACGTCTAAGCGCGGATCTCTAGCCAAAATCTGGCTAGCAGCTCACTGGGAAAGGAAGCTCACAAAGGCCCATGTGTTTGAATGCAACCTGGAAACAACCATCAGAGAAATCATTTCACCCAag ATGAAAATTGGTTTGCGGACATCTGGTCATCTGCTCCTTGGTGTGGTCCGAATCTACTCCAGAAAAGCAAAGTATCTCCTTGCGGACTGCAGCGATGCCCTGGTTAAAGTTAAAGCAGCATTCAGGCCAG GACAGACAGATATGACTGTGGAGGGGCTTGAAGCCACAATAAAAGCGATTACTTTGATCGAAGATTTCACTACCTTTGACTCCCAGCTGCCAGACCCCAG TGACATAGATGTTGTGGACCACTTTTCACTGAACCAGAGTCGACCAGAGGAAATCACTCTGAAAGAGGATTTTGGAAAGAGCTTTCTAAACTTTGAAGACGTTG GAGATGAGTGCCAAGGTCATTGCGATGCAGTGCTGGATGTGAAAATCGAGAGCTTGGCTCAGCGTGAAGATGCATTTGGGGATGAGGACGATGGATTTGATTTACTCG ACTTTCTGACGCAATCCAGTGATAATGCCACAGACTTCATTCTGGAGGAGCTACAAAATGAAAACCTACAGAATGATCAACAAG ATGCTAACACAACAAATTCCATGGAAGTTGAGACCCCGACGGCGAATCAGACCACCCTGCTTGTTAATGAGGGGGAGGCCTTTGCTCTTGAACCAGTGCCCATCACTC CCAACTCCACAAGGAAGAAGGGAAAGAGGAAACGCAAGCTGGTGGTGGATCAGACTAAAGAGCTTAGCAACGAATACATCAGAGAGCAGCTTTCTGACTTTTCCGATCTGGTTGATCCTTTGGAGATGGCCCCACCGACTGTGCAGCTCATGCAGTGGAAAGAGAGCGGAGGTGCAAAAAAACTTTTTGCACAGCCGTGTTCCACTGTACTATCGCCCCAGATAAAGGAG CTCTTTGCCAAGAGTTTTCTCCAGGTGAAATGCTATGGTGTGCATGAGGATGTTGAGGTGATACGTCAGGAGGAGCAAAACG TTCAGAGTGACCGAAGTGCCTTCGCTGCAGACATCAGTGTTGTAGATTCATCAGTTGATCCCGAAAAAACGCACACTGAGCTGACTGAATATGATGACAACAACCAGCATGAGAGTTACCCACAGCTTGCACAA GATGAAAACAGGTCAGAGTTTACTCATCCATCACTTCCATCTGAAGACTCCATGTTTGTCCATCCGTCCTACTTGGAGCACAGCGCACAGTCAACCTCCCTCCACACTCAG TCTATGCTGAACAGCCAGGATTTTGAGGAGAGGAGGATAACCAGGCAAGCACAGAAGCTTCTGAAGGCTCTAAAA cagaGCCAAAGTGACAGCAGCGACCCCACGTTCAGCCTGCAGGCACTCTGTGAAGGAAGCAATCGCTGGCAAGCTGCAACCACCTtcttctgtctcctcatcctgaAAAAACAACAAGTCCTCTGTCTGCGTCAGCACGCTCCCTATGAGGACATCGTTGCAACACCTGGACCCAAATTCTGCAATTAg